Proteins from a single region of Cytophagaceae bacterium:
- a CDS encoding TolC family protein translates to MKKVKTYWIGAITLLWVQVATAQSAFTIEEAVDYAIKNHSSIKNAQVGIEDAEWQIKEIKYSGMPQINGQFGYTYNAIVPTQLLDAKNFNPQAAEGEVVKFKFGVPWGGQAGIGLNQLIFDATWLVGLRAADTYRLMASQEMEKSKNTISESVRKAYYSVLVAEQRSLTLDLNISRLDSVIAQTEQFVKQGFVEKIDVDRLNVQRNNLVAEKQKLSNLIGLTLQLLKFQMSYPQEATLVLKDKLDEANVKLIRSVIAEDVNPANRIEFRQLATNRKLIELNQERYQKSYLPSVNLSASLGAGHSNPQFNPFERWFGSSAITLGVRVPIYDSGLKKVQIERQKLNIIKIDNTVEMLKESFKLENTQAKINLKNGFESLDAMTRNMDLAKEVLRVSKIKYQQGVGSNMEVVNAESDLKQAQNNYFSALYDVLIAKVDLDKSQGKLIK, encoded by the coding sequence ATGAAAAAAGTAAAAACCTACTGGATAGGTGCTATTACACTGCTTTGGGTACAGGTGGCAACAGCTCAAAGTGCCTTTACGATTGAAGAAGCAGTAGATTACGCAATTAAAAACCACTCTAGCATAAAAAATGCTCAGGTGGGAATTGAAGATGCCGAATGGCAAATCAAGGAAATCAAGTATTCGGGTATGCCTCAAATAAACGGGCAGTTTGGATATACCTACAATGCCATCGTCCCGACGCAATTACTTGATGCAAAAAACTTTAATCCACAAGCTGCAGAAGGAGAAGTAGTTAAGTTTAAGTTTGGTGTGCCCTGGGGTGGTCAGGCTGGTATCGGTCTCAATCAGTTGATTTTTGATGCGACATGGTTAGTTGGATTGAGGGCAGCTGATACATACAGGCTGATGGCCAGTCAGGAAATGGAAAAATCAAAAAATACCATTTCAGAGAGTGTTCGCAAAGCTTATTATTCAGTGCTTGTCGCCGAGCAACGTTCTTTGACACTGGATTTGAACATCAGTAGGCTGGATTCGGTAATAGCACAAACAGAACAGTTTGTAAAACAAGGTTTTGTAGAAAAAATTGATGTAGATAGGTTGAATGTTCAACGGAATAATCTGGTTGCCGAAAAACAAAAATTATCTAATCTGATTGGGCTAACACTTCAATTGCTGAAATTTCAAATGTCATATCCTCAGGAGGCGACATTGGTTTTAAAAGATAAACTTGATGAGGCTAACGTTAAACTTATCAGGAGCGTTATTGCCGAAGATGTGAATCCTGCCAACAGAATTGAGTTTCGTCAATTAGCTACCAATAGAAAACTGATTGAACTTAATCAGGAACGTTATCAAAAATCATACTTACCATCTGTAAATCTGAGTGCTTCTTTAGGTGCTGGTCATAGTAATCCTCAGTTTAATCCATTCGAAAGATGGTTTGGGTCATCAGCCATTACATTGGGAGTGAGAGTGCCAATTTATGATTCTGGTTTAAAAAAGGTACAAATTGAAAGACAGAAACTCAATATTATCAAGATTGACAACACTGTTGAAATGCTCAAAGAGTCATTTAAACTTGAAAATACCCAGGCTAAAATCAACCTTAAAAATGGTTTTGAATCACTTGATGCCATGACAAGAAATATGGATCTGGCCAAAGAAGTATTGAGAGTATCTAAAATCAAATATCAGCAAGGTGTAGGCTCAAACATGGAGGTTGTCAATGCCGAATCAGATTTAAAACAAGCTCAAAACAACTATTTCAGTGCATTGTATGACGTATTAATCGCAAAAGTTGACCTGGATAAATCTCAGGGTAAATTAATCAAATAA
- a CDS encoding MFS transporter → MKKEKKFTPYQSFVVAVLAFLQFTIILDFMVLSPLGAILMPTLKITTSQFGFVVSAYAFSAGASGLLAAGFADRYDRKKFLLFFYTGFLIGTMLCAMAPTYHLLLIARIVTGIFGGVIGSVSFAIITDLFPIDKRGRVMGFVQMAFGASQILGLPIGLYLANKMGWHSPFWMIVIIGALVGILIFIKLKPVNEHLNIQEKKNALQHLRKTLSTPLYIRGFLSTVLLATGGFMMMPFGSAFGTNNLGLTLDQLPVLYMITGVFTIIFGPLIGKFSDRIGKFKMFAIGTLVAIAMVLIYTNMGITPLWIIITLNVILFLGINARMISSSALTSAIPSPQDRGAYMSINSSIQQISGGVASFVAGLIVIQTPSGFIERYDILGYVVVGSMIIAGFMIGWLDKHLRMKKMI, encoded by the coding sequence ATGAAAAAAGAAAAAAAATTTACCCCCTATCAGTCATTTGTAGTGGCCGTTCTGGCCTTCTTACAGTTTACTATTATCCTTGACTTTATGGTGCTTTCGCCATTGGGTGCCATTTTGATGCCCACTTTGAAAATCACCACCTCACAGTTTGGTTTTGTGGTATCTGCCTATGCTTTCAGTGCAGGAGCATCGGGCTTGTTAGCAGCCGGCTTTGCTGATAGATATGACCGCAAAAAGTTTCTATTGTTTTTTTACACAGGCTTTTTGATTGGCACTATGCTCTGTGCTATGGCTCCAACATATCATTTACTACTAATTGCCCGCATAGTAACCGGAATATTTGGAGGAGTAATTGGCTCCGTGAGTTTTGCTATCATAACCGATCTTTTTCCAATAGATAAGCGAGGCCGGGTGATGGGCTTTGTACAAATGGCATTTGGAGCAAGCCAAATTTTGGGACTACCAATCGGGCTTTATCTTGCCAATAAAATGGGATGGCACTCCCCATTTTGGATGATTGTGATTATAGGAGCATTGGTTGGAATATTAATTTTTATCAAATTGAAACCTGTAAATGAGCACCTCAATATACAGGAAAAGAAAAATGCTTTGCAGCATTTGAGAAAAACCCTTTCTACCCCACTCTATATTCGTGGGTTTTTGAGTACAGTATTATTGGCTACCGGTGGTTTTATGATGATGCCTTTTGGCAGTGCGTTTGGAACAAATAACCTTGGACTAACTTTGGACCAACTTCCTGTCTTATATATGATTACAGGAGTATTTACGATAATTTTTGGCCCATTAATTGGCAAATTCAGTGATCGTATCGGAAAATTTAAAATGTTTGCAATAGGCACATTAGTAGCAATTGCCATGGTCTTAATCTATACAAACATGGGAATAACCCCACTTTGGATAATAATAACATTGAACGTTATTTTATTTTTGGGAATTAACGCCCGAATGATTTCATCTTCGGCCTTGACATCGGCCATTCCATCCCCGCAAGACCGTGGTGCATATATGAGTATCAACTCTTCAATTCAGCAGATTTCAGGAGGAGTAGCGTCGTTTGTAGCAGGATTAATCGTGATTCAGACACCTTCCGGGTTTATTGAGAGATATGATATACTGGGTTATGTTGTAGTTGGAAGTATGATCATAGCCGGATTTATGATAGGGTGGCTGGATAAACATTTGAGAATGAAAAAGATGATTTAA
- a CDS encoding quinone-dependent dihydroorotate dehydrogenase, with protein MDLYKNLIFPVLSQFDPEKIHYFAMNSLRLLLKIPGTKYILKSSLDVSNPQLAKKVMGLSFKNPIGLAAGFDKNAQWIDELDCLGFGFIEIGTITPKPQDGNPKPRLFRLKKDLALINRMGFNNLGIEEAVKNLKKRNSDIIVGGNIGKNKITDNADALNDYLLTFNGLKDWVDYFVVNVSSPNTPGLRELQEKEPLKKILVALQAENQVARKPILLKIAPDLTDSQLDDIVDIVLESGIDGVIATNTTLSREGLNTDKSVVDNIGAGGLSGKPLTQRSTEVIRYLNKKGEGKFVIIGVGGIYNAKDAKEKLEAGASLVQVYSGFIYEGMAIAKKINDGLLKEGI; from the coding sequence TTGGATCTTTACAAAAACCTGATTTTCCCGGTACTCTCTCAATTTGACCCTGAGAAGATTCACTATTTCGCAATGAATTCACTGCGATTGCTTCTGAAAATTCCGGGAACAAAATATATCTTAAAATCATCACTTGATGTAAGTAATCCACAACTTGCCAAAAAGGTAATGGGTCTTTCATTCAAAAACCCGATAGGACTAGCTGCAGGATTTGACAAAAATGCCCAATGGATTGATGAGTTGGATTGTCTGGGCTTTGGATTTATAGAAATAGGTACTATCACTCCAAAACCTCAGGATGGTAATCCAAAACCAAGGCTTTTCAGACTTAAAAAAGACCTGGCACTGATAAACCGAATGGGGTTTAATAATTTGGGAATTGAAGAGGCAGTAAAAAATCTAAAAAAAAGAAACTCTGACATAATTGTTGGCGGGAATATCGGCAAAAACAAAATAACTGACAACGCCGATGCTCTCAATGATTATCTGCTGACCTTTAATGGCCTTAAAGACTGGGTTGATTATTTTGTAGTCAATGTTTCATCGCCCAATACACCTGGCCTGAGGGAACTACAGGAAAAAGAACCACTTAAGAAAATTTTAGTAGCTTTGCAGGCTGAAAATCAGGTAGCCCGGAAACCTATTTTGCTCAAAATTGCTCCTGATCTTACTGACTCCCAACTTGATGATATAGTGGATATTGTACTTGAATCAGGTATTGACGGAGTAATAGCAACAAATACCACCTTATCGAGAGAAGGATTAAACACTGATAAATCTGTAGTGGACAATATTGGAGCCGGGGGACTTTCTGGAAAACCATTAACACAAAGGTCAACTGAAGTGATTAGGTATCTGAACAAAAAAGGAGAAGGAAAGTTTGTGATAATAGGTGTTGGTGGAATTTATAATGCCAAAGACGCAAAAGAAAAACTGGAAGCCGGAGCCAGTTTGGTGCAGGTTTACAGTGGGTTTATATATGAAGGTATGGCCATAGCAAAAAAAATTAACGACGGATTACTAAAAGAAGGAATATGA
- a CDS encoding Gfo/Idh/MocA family oxidoreductase produces the protein MESRREFLKKSTLGLGALAFPNILISNNDRKLRVALVGLGRYAGYMADGILESKYCTVAGLVTGTPSKKEIWGKKYGVPSKNIYDYQNFDEIAQNPDIDAVYIILPNALHKEYAIRAANAKKQVIVEKPMGISAKECEEIIAACEKNKVQLAVGYRLHFEPYNKEMMRLGQNKIYGKVNLIEASLGYKVNPDPDDWHYKKALSGGGPLQNLGVYCVQAARYITGEEPESVTAQFGPVTNPNFKEVEESITWQLLFASGTVATSSTTYNSGIDRLFASADNGNFELSPAISYGPFKGRSPAGEFNFPEINQQQTQMDELAKFILNEKPIPSHICGYEGLKDMRVIDAIYKAAASGKREKIAI, from the coding sequence ATGGAATCGAGAAGGGAATTTCTGAAAAAATCAACATTAGGACTGGGAGCTTTGGCTTTCCCAAATATCCTGATTTCAAATAATGACAGAAAACTCAGAGTAGCCCTGGTCGGTCTTGGGCGGTATGCCGGCTATATGGCTGATGGCATATTGGAATCGAAATATTGTACGGTTGCGGGTTTGGTGACCGGAACTCCCTCAAAAAAAGAGATTTGGGGTAAAAAATATGGTGTTCCTTCAAAAAATATTTATGATTATCAGAATTTCGATGAAATAGCCCAGAATCCGGATATAGATGCAGTGTACATTATCCTACCAAATGCACTTCATAAAGAGTATGCCATCAGAGCTGCAAATGCCAAAAAGCAAGTTATTGTGGAAAAACCCATGGGTATTTCGGCAAAAGAATGTGAAGAAATTATCGCAGCTTGCGAGAAAAATAAAGTTCAACTCGCTGTGGGTTACCGCCTGCATTTTGAACCTTACAATAAGGAAATGATGCGTTTGGGCCAAAACAAAATTTACGGCAAAGTTAACCTGATTGAGGCTTCTCTGGGATACAAAGTAAATCCTGATCCCGACGACTGGCATTACAAAAAAGCACTTTCGGGAGGTGGTCCTTTGCAAAATCTGGGTGTGTATTGTGTACAGGCAGCCCGATATATTACCGGAGAAGAGCCGGAAAGTGTGACTGCACAATTCGGCCCGGTTACCAATCCCAATTTCAAAGAAGTAGAAGAGTCCATCACCTGGCAACTACTTTTCGCTTCTGGTACGGTGGCGACTTCTTCCACCACCTACAATTCCGGCATTGACCGTCTTTTTGCCTCGGCCGACAATGGTAATTTTGAACTGAGTCCTGCCATAAGTTACGGGCCATTCAAAGGTCGTTCGCCGGCTGGTGAGTTTAATTTCCCGGAAATCAACCAGCAACAAACCCAGATGGACGAACTGGCGAAATTTATTCTGAATGAAAAACCTATTCCATCCCATATTTGTGGCTATGAAGGCCTAAAAGATATGCGGGTGATTGATGCCATTTACAAAGCCGCAGCAAGTGGAAAGCGGGAGAAAATAGCAATTTGA
- a CDS encoding TetR/AcrR family transcriptional regulator, which yields MEHRIINTARELYFRYGIRSVTLDDIAKELGISKKTIYQFFKDKDELVTKVVDQSVCDEICRSKDLKKQSKNPIEEIILSVKLMKDMLDKVNVVLFYDLEKYHPAAFEKYKAFKSNFSDLIRQNLQQGISMKLYRAEMNVEVLVKYRLETVDMLFNASVFPPDKFKLTDTQLELTDHFVRGIVTPLGLEIYEKTKFAI from the coding sequence ATGGAGCATAGAATCATCAATACCGCCAGAGAATTGTACTTCCGATATGGTATCAGAAGTGTAACACTGGATGATATTGCCAAAGAACTGGGAATTTCGAAAAAAACAATTTATCAGTTTTTTAAGGACAAAGATGAGTTGGTAACCAAAGTTGTTGATCAATCGGTATGTGATGAAATATGCAGGTCAAAAGATTTAAAAAAACAGTCTAAAAATCCCATTGAGGAAATCATCTTGAGTGTAAAACTGATGAAGGATATGCTGGATAAAGTTAATGTGGTGCTGTTTTATGATCTGGAAAAATACCACCCGGCGGCATTTGAAAAATATAAGGCTTTTAAGTCAAATTTTTCGGATTTGATTAGGCAAAACCTTCAGCAAGGTATTTCGATGAAGCTTTACAGAGCCGAAATGAACGTTGAAGTGTTGGTAAAATATAGATTGGAAACTGTAGATATGCTATTCAATGCCTCGGTTTTTCCCCCCGACAAATTTAAACTAACAGATACCCAACTGGAGCTTACCGACCACTTTGTGAGAGGGATAGTAACACCTCTGGGATTAGAAATTTACGAAAAAACAAAATTTGCAATATGA
- a CDS encoding efflux RND transporter periplasmic adaptor subunit, with protein MKANFNILKTLVIVALATVVVACGKKEDNSLKGKKDQLAQLQKEATTIDEKIQKLQAEIDKLEPNKIEKSKTVAVSPIIPATFDHYVESTGRLEAENNVFVSPQMGGAITHVYVKAGDFVTKGQKIVTIDNSVLRNSIQEIEIQLETAKTIYERQKNLWDQKIGTEVQFIQAKTQVEALQRRITTLKSQDGMNIVTAPISGVVDEVRFKAGEMAAPGVGIVRIVNFSDLKVVANVPDTYAGTIAKGDMVKIKFPDLQKEISARLTFVSQTINQVSRTFVVEAKVPNIDKSLKPNLTAIININDQSKTGAIVIPQSFVQNTDQGNIVYVAVVEGNKKVAKARQVTTGLTYDGKVEVKSGLLSGDMLITEGYQEIVDGQLINY; from the coding sequence ATGAAGGCAAATTTTAACATACTCAAAACATTGGTAATCGTAGCCCTTGCAACAGTAGTGGTAGCTTGTGGCAAGAAAGAGGACAATTCTCTGAAAGGTAAAAAAGATCAGCTGGCTCAATTACAAAAAGAAGCCACAACAATTGATGAGAAAATTCAGAAATTACAGGCTGAAATTGACAAACTGGAGCCAAATAAAATTGAAAAATCGAAAACTGTTGCAGTAAGTCCTATCATTCCTGCCACTTTCGATCACTATGTGGAGTCTACCGGTAGACTCGAAGCAGAAAACAATGTATTTGTGAGCCCCCAAATGGGTGGAGCGATTACTCATGTTTATGTAAAAGCAGGGGATTTTGTCACTAAAGGTCAAAAAATAGTTACTATTGATAATTCGGTTTTAAGAAATTCAATACAGGAAATTGAGATTCAGCTGGAAACTGCCAAAACTATTTACGAAAGACAGAAAAATCTTTGGGATCAGAAAATCGGTACTGAAGTTCAATTTATTCAGGCCAAAACTCAGGTGGAAGCCTTGCAACGCAGGATTACTACCCTGAAATCGCAGGATGGAATGAATATCGTTACTGCTCCGATATCAGGTGTTGTGGATGAGGTAAGATTTAAAGCCGGCGAAATGGCAGCTCCAGGTGTTGGAATCGTAAGAATCGTGAATTTTTCAGATCTTAAAGTAGTAGCCAATGTGCCTGATACTTATGCTGGTACAATCGCAAAAGGGGATATGGTTAAAATCAAATTTCCTGATTTGCAAAAAGAAATTTCTGCAAGACTCACTTTCGTAAGTCAAACTATCAATCAGGTTTCCCGGACATTTGTAGTTGAAGCCAAGGTGCCAAACATTGATAAATCGTTAAAACCTAACTTAACTGCAATTATCAATATCAATGACCAGTCTAAAACTGGTGCAATCGTGATTCCACAGAGTTTTGTGCAAAATACCGATCAGGGAAATATTGTATATGTAGCCGTTGTTGAGGGTAACAAAAAAGTAGCAAAAGCACGTCAGGTTACAACCGGCCTAACTTATGATGGAAAAGTGGAGGTTAAGTCAGGTCTATTATCAGGGGACATGCTAATCACAGAAGGTTATCAGGAAATTGTTGATGGTCAATTGATCAATTATTAA
- a CDS encoding IS982 family transposase: protein MNNLKQSYEVILTVLRKFEVQDNFLNQIRRPKLSDIELIALVLTAEYLSIDSEYQLFRMLPDDIFTKIERSVFNRRKRNLFGIIDRIRNSIANELVPFENYMIVDSMPLEVCKLSRATRSKICTENYESAPDKGYCASQKMHFYGYKLHAVSTLKGVFKSFEITKASVHDIHYLKNIKQEFENCTIIGDKGYLSADYQLDLFETRNITLEVPMRQNQENYKPQSYIFKKSRKRIETLLSQLCDQFMIRRNYAKTFQGFKTRLLTKLTSLTVIQFINHLNGRNINNIKISIS, encoded by the coding sequence ATGAATAACCTTAAGCAAAGTTACGAAGTAATTTTAACAGTTTTAAGAAAATTTGAAGTTCAAGATAATTTTTTAAATCAAATTAGGAGGCCAAAACTATCTGATATTGAGCTTATTGCGTTGGTTTTAACAGCTGAATATTTGAGTATAGATTCTGAATATCAATTATTTAGAATGTTGCCAGATGATATTTTTACAAAAATTGAGAGGTCTGTTTTTAACAGAAGAAAAAGAAATTTGTTTGGAATAATTGATAGGATAAGAAATAGCATTGCCAATGAACTTGTTCCTTTTGAAAATTATATGATTGTAGATTCGATGCCATTGGAAGTTTGCAAACTGAGTAGGGCTACCAGATCTAAGATTTGTACGGAAAATTACGAATCGGCACCGGATAAAGGTTATTGTGCTTCTCAAAAAATGCATTTTTATGGATATAAATTACATGCCGTTTCTACACTTAAGGGAGTCTTTAAAAGTTTCGAAATTACTAAAGCCTCAGTGCATGATATACATTATTTGAAAAACATAAAACAAGAGTTTGAAAATTGTACAATAATAGGTGATAAAGGATACTTAAGTGCTGATTATCAATTGGATTTGTTTGAAACAAGAAATATTACATTGGAGGTACCAATGAGGCAAAACCAAGAAAATTATAAGCCCCAAAGTTATATTTTTAAAAAATCAAGAAAGAGAATTGAAACCCTTTTATCGCAACTTTGTGACCAGTTCATGATAAGAAGAAATTACGCAAAAACATTCCAAGGTTTCAAAACAAGACTGTTGACGAAATTAACATCTTTAACCGTTATTCAATTTATAAACCACTTAAATGGAAGAAATATTAATAACATCAAAATCTCTATCTCCTAA
- a CDS encoding efflux RND transporter permease subunit — MSEKDIHSSNLPEAKGFIYNMIGVLARNKTTVYLLTFLVTVAGYFIFTNLPKEQFPDIVIPQVYVQTVYAGTSPVDIENLINKPIEKQIKAEKGVKRIKSNALQDVSVILVEFDTKVSVTEAKERCKSAIERAKRDLPKDLTQDPSAVEVNFSEFPIMNINISGNFPLKKLKEYGEQLQDKIEAMPEITRVDIVGALSREVQINLDINKMKAYGITFYDIQSAIQGENVNISGGDLSVMDVRRSLRVAGEFKSIDQIRNVIIRSGQGATVKLGDVADVVDSFAERQDFARLDNNSVVTLNVIKRSGENLVAASEKIEATLAEFKKGNIPDGLKITITADQSERTKSSIEDLINTVVLGFIFVVLVLMFFMGVRDAIFVGLSVPLSALLAFYPLLMMGFTLNTMVLFAFLLGLGIVVDDAIVVIENAHRIFNHHKELTITEAVKLAATEVFVPVLSGTLTTIAPFFPLLFWGGIVGEFMKYLPFTLIFTLIASLIVAYVMNPIFAISFMKRDDEEHKSDNRWDHLKKPIYVLGGIAIISYLISFWGSEGFRGLGNFSVLMIILYVFNHFVLTPKLILPFQDNLLPKLKQNYRNIISWLIVGRRPIYAVISTFLLLVFTVVMMGIVKPSVVFFPNSEPNYIYVYNVMPFGTDALKTDKVTREIEKRVFEVIKENKAESVVNSVISNVGKNAGDPMNPDRSNTPHKSKVTVAFVSKSKRGDVSSEKLLNQVRDKMKGIPGTEISVQKERNGPPTGKPIAIEIVGKDFDEMLKIEKQIKGKIEASGIKGIEELKSDLVTNKPEIIVNVNREKASREGISSAQVAMSIRTALFGAEISKFRDAEDEYPIQLRLKQEDRDQIEKLLSMNITYRDMNMGGVLRNVPLSSIADISYTSTFSQINRKDNERTITLSSDVIEPYNANQINKEIFAAIGDIQLEPGYTIRQGGEQEEQKESMTFLSIAFGISLMLIYLILATQFNSIVKPFIIFVTILLSLIGVLLGFMLFGKTFSVIMSGVGIIALAGIVVKNGILLIEFTDELIARGFGLKEAIVEAGATRLTPVLLTAASAVLGLIPLALGLTFDFEALFVHLRPVVHIGGDSAVFWNILAWTIIFGLTFSTLLTLLIVPCMYYINEKARLRFNKEK; from the coding sequence ATGAGCGAAAAAGATATTCACAGCTCCAATTTGCCGGAGGCAAAGGGCTTTATTTATAATATGATCGGAGTTTTGGCAAGAAACAAAACTACCGTTTATCTGCTTACTTTTCTGGTTACAGTTGCCGGGTATTTTATTTTTACCAATCTACCCAAAGAGCAATTTCCGGATATCGTAATACCTCAGGTGTATGTACAAACAGTATATGCGGGTACATCTCCTGTTGACATTGAGAACCTTATCAACAAGCCAATTGAAAAACAAATCAAGGCTGAAAAGGGGGTTAAGAGAATCAAATCAAATGCCTTGCAGGATGTGTCGGTAATTTTGGTTGAATTTGACACAAAAGTTAGTGTAACTGAGGCCAAAGAGCGATGCAAAAGTGCAATTGAAAGGGCAAAAAGAGACCTTCCTAAGGATTTGACACAGGATCCGTCTGCCGTCGAAGTAAACTTCTCTGAATTCCCTATAATGAACATTAATATTTCGGGTAATTTTCCTTTGAAAAAACTCAAAGAATATGGAGAGCAGCTTCAGGATAAAATTGAAGCAATGCCCGAAATCACACGCGTAGATATTGTAGGAGCCCTTAGCCGGGAAGTACAAATTAATTTGGATATTAATAAAATGAAAGCTTATGGCATTACATTTTATGATATCCAGTCGGCTATTCAGGGAGAAAACGTTAATATTTCAGGTGGTGATTTGAGTGTAATGGATGTTAGGCGTTCTTTGAGAGTTGCCGGGGAATTTAAATCTATCGACCAGATAAGAAATGTAATAATCAGGTCAGGTCAGGGAGCCACGGTTAAACTTGGTGATGTGGCTGATGTGGTTGATAGTTTTGCTGAAAGACAAGATTTTGCGAGATTAGACAACAATTCGGTGGTAACACTGAATGTCATTAAAAGATCAGGTGAAAACCTGGTTGCTGCTTCTGAAAAAATTGAAGCAACTTTAGCAGAATTTAAAAAAGGAAATATACCAGACGGGCTGAAAATTACAATCACAGCCGATCAAAGTGAGCGTACCAAGTCATCGATCGAAGATTTAATTAACACCGTAGTTCTTGGTTTTATTTTCGTTGTACTTGTTTTGATGTTCTTCATGGGTGTTCGTGATGCAATATTTGTCGGACTTTCGGTTCCTCTTTCGGCATTATTGGCTTTTTATCCATTATTGATGATGGGCTTTACGCTGAACACCATGGTGCTATTTGCATTCTTACTTGGATTAGGAATCGTGGTAGATGATGCCATCGTTGTAATTGAAAATGCACACAGGATTTTTAATCACCACAAAGAACTCACAATTACCGAGGCAGTAAAACTTGCTGCTACGGAAGTATTTGTTCCGGTACTTTCCGGTACTTTGACGACTATAGCTCCTTTCTTCCCATTATTGTTCTGGGGGGGGATTGTAGGTGAATTTATGAAGTATCTTCCGTTTACTTTGATATTTACTCTCATTGCTTCGTTGATTGTAGCTTATGTAATGAACCCAATCTTTGCGATTTCTTTCATGAAACGTGACGATGAGGAACACAAATCTGACAATAGATGGGATCACCTCAAAAAACCAATTTACGTACTTGGTGGAATCGCCATCATAAGTTATTTGATTTCATTTTGGGGTAGCGAAGGATTCAGAGGATTAGGGAACTTCTCGGTTTTGATGATTATTCTTTATGTATTTAATCATTTCGTACTTACTCCAAAACTGATTTTGCCTTTTCAGGATAATCTTTTGCCCAAATTAAAACAAAATTACAGGAATATTATTAGCTGGCTGATTGTAGGCAGAAGGCCGATATATGCTGTTATAAGTACATTTTTGTTGTTGGTGTTTACAGTGGTAATGATGGGTATTGTAAAACCCAGCGTGGTATTTTTCCCAAATTCAGAACCCAACTACATATATGTATATAATGTGATGCCATTTGGAACTGATGCGTTAAAAACTGATAAAGTAACACGTGAGATTGAGAAAAGAGTTTTTGAGGTTATCAAAGAAAATAAGGCGGAAAGTGTAGTGAATTCGGTGATTTCCAATGTGGGAAAAAATGCCGGAGACCCTATGAACCCCGATCGGAGTAATACTCCTCATAAATCAAAAGTTACAGTGGCTTTTGTTAGTAAATCAAAACGTGGTGATGTTTCGTCTGAAAAATTATTGAATCAGGTTAGGGATAAAATGAAAGGAATCCCCGGAACCGAAATTTCAGTACAAAAGGAAAGAAACGGACCGCCTACGGGTAAACCTATTGCTATCGAAATTGTAGGCAAGGACTTTGACGAAATGCTTAAAATTGAAAAGCAAATTAAAGGCAAAATTGAAGCTTCAGGAATAAAAGGCATTGAGGAATTAAAGTCTGATTTGGTTACCAATAAACCTGAAATTATTGTAAACGTAAATAGAGAAAAAGCTTCGAGAGAAGGAATTAGCTCTGCTCAGGTAGCTATGTCGATCAGAACGGCCTTATTTGGTGCTGAAATATCTAAATTCCGGGATGCTGAAGACGAATATCCAATCCAGTTGAGATTAAAGCAGGAAGACCGCGATCAGATTGAGAAATTACTTAGTATGAACATTACTTATAGGGATATGAATATGGGAGGGGTACTTCGTAATGTTCCACTTTCTTCAATCGCCGATATTTCATATACTTCTACATTTTCTCAAATCAACCGAAAAGACAACGAGCGTACCATCACGCTTTCATCAGACGTAATAGAACCATATAATGCAAACCAAATAAACAAAGAGATATTTGCAGCAATTGGTGATATTCAACTTGAGCCGGGTTACACGATTCGTCAGGGTGGAGAGCAGGAAGAACAAAAAGAGTCAATGACTTTCCTTTCGATTGCTTTTGGTATCTCATTAATGTTGATTTACTTGATTCTGGCTACTCAGTTTAACTCTATCGTGAAGCCGTTCATTATTTTTGTGACCATCCTTTTGAGTTTAATTGGAGTGTTACTGGGCTTTATGTTGTTTGGCAAAACCTTCTCGGTAATCATGTCAGGAGTAGGTATCATTGCATTGGCTGGTATAGTTGTGAAAAACGGTATCTTGCTGATTGAATTTACTGATGAGCTCATAGCACGTGGATTTGGCTTAAAAGAAGCCATTGTAGAAGCAGGAGCCACGCGTCTTACACCGGTTTTACTTACTGCTGCATCTGCAGTTTTAGGATTGATTCCTTTAGCTCTGGGTTTAACTTTTGACTTTGAAGCACTTTTTGTACATCTCAGACCAGTGGTTCATATCGGTGGCGACAGTGCTGTTTTCTGGAACATTTTGGCCTGGACTATCATTTTCGGATTAACCTTCTCAACCTTACTTACTTTGTTAATAGTACCTTGTATGTATTATATCAATGAAAAAGCAAGATTGAGATTCAATAAGGAAAAATAA